A region of the Apium graveolens cultivar Ventura chromosome 6, ASM990537v1, whole genome shotgun sequence genome:
CCATACAGAGTCCTACCTTGCCTCTTAAGAGCATATACAACATCCATAGCAATAACAGTCTTCCTCCTAGCATGCTCAGTGTAAGTAACCGCATCACGAATGACATTCTCGAGAAAGATCTTGTGAACACCACGAGTCTCTTCATAAATCAAGCCACTGATTCTCTTAACACCGCCACGTCTAGCCAATCGATGAATAGCAGGCTTGATGATTCCCTGAATATTGTCTCTCAGGACCTT
Encoded here:
- the LOC141665712 gene encoding histone H4-like — protein: KRQGIGKGGAKRHRKVLRDNIQGIIKPAIHRLARRGGVKRISGLIYEETRGVHKIFLENVIRDAVTYTEHARRKTVIAMDVVYALKRQGRTLYGFGG